ttaataatgcttGTCCACACAGACAAGTTGTTCTTAATACAAATATTCAGTCAAATTCATTAAacgttacattgcatcgaccaattactTTCTGTTCGATTTATatacctcccaaatttaaacttaaacttgAAGATCTTGAcaatcttataaaacaattaccacactCACCATTtgtgcttatgggagattttaatggacatcatgaattttggtgctgttctgacagcaacactcgaggtcaaattattgaaacagtcattgaaagaaatgccctctgtttattaaatgatagataaaaaacgtatcttcatcctgcaacaggtaacttttctacacttgatttgacaatttgtcaaccgaatatttttcttgattttgaattgaAAGTACTAGGTGACTTGCatggcagtgaccattttccaattattatttcaaatacttctaatctgccttcagaccacctttcatacttcaaatttaataaagctgattggaagcaatttcaaacgttatgtaaaaatgatttgactttggagaatttcacaaatttttatgatcctgtTGATCGATTTTctgttcttctgtccgatattgctgacaagtccattcctaaaacttcaagaaatggtaaacataaaagtaagccatggtataatgatgattgtaagaccgctgttcgaaaacgtagagcagcCATTAAAAaggttaagattctgagagcaaaatcTCGcggaactataaaacaagcaaagaaaacatcgtggcattcatacgtttccaaacttaattctaggtcatcggttaaaaaagtctgggaaatgattcgtaagataagtggaaaaggaaaaatttcaaatgtttcccatctaacaaaatcagactagtctattgcatctaccaaggaggacattgccaatactcTTGACGACAATTTTTCGAACAACTCTTCAtgaaacaattatgataaaagttttcaagatattaaatcgactaaagaaagtaaacctttaaattttgattcgaataatgatgaagattataataaaccctTTTCGCTCACAGAATTGCTAGACTCATTAGACAAATGttatgatactgcagctggtccagaccaaattaATTATCAACTTCTAAAACATTTACTACAAAAATCATTAGACCTCCtccttgaaatttacaatattccatggaaaactggcatttttccagattcctggagagaagctatagttattccaataccaaaacctgggaaagatagcacgaaccccagtaattatagaccgactgcccttactagttgtttatgtaaaactctagaacgtatgatcaattctaggctagtttggtatcttgaatctcaaggcctaattactaactttcaaagcggtttttgCAAGAAGCGCAGCAcgactgatcatcttgttcgactggaaaattttatccgtgatgcatttgttaaaaaagaacatCTAGTGTccgtctttttcgatttagaaaaagcttatgacactacatggaaatatggtattatgaatgatcttaacgacttaggcttaaaaggtcgtcttccaacatttatatcacaatttttatctgatcgcaattttaaagtacgtgttggttcaaAAGAATTGAAACCAATGCCTATTACAAAtttcgtaaatattttgctaaattttactatcgtaattctgatttagttttaaaatccaaaagtaatttaaagacacttctgcgagaaggtatttctaaacccgttttttatggggatgtggtttacaaacttcgtaagatcttgggtcatggtaattttccatttggtaaaattataaaacgttttattaaaagaggttacgacccaactgttttgagacataccgcatgcttagtgttcaacccgtttacagttggacactacgcttccctctttgattgtgtctgacggaagagggggaggactctatgttaagcagtttttaaatcctaccaggactgaactgttttgatatctgttttctcgcctgtttcgtcgggcccttaagggtgtttctcttgttgctctgtcttctgaaaaggcattgagtacatacgtttttggttctaaaggattgctttttatatatttatacacgagcatttttgtgttttacatgccatgcctttttgtttccattacgtgtgttagagatttacctggaggggattacttttatttacactgtcccgtgtctttggaacatggtgggggtaagattgaggttgggtgcgcaccataaaccggtttaagctcttaagtggtgtttttgccactgaccattccaaggcggtgccctactgtgttcttttgtttgttcgttttgtcctaatgtgttggctttgtgtgtgcgcgcgtgtatgtgtgtgtgtgtttgtggtctgcgtgctgtgggtttcgttttggggaggctgcgtttttggtacgtggcattccctgtttgatatttgtctttgtttttttaccattgcatgatcgtaagaggcgactaatagggtcttaacacttagTTTTGCttggtatgcaaattttgattccatacctcatgtttttatttcgatgtaagtgagatgtgaaaccaaaatgtgtagtcctgtttggcgccatataacctatactgtgttggtgcgccgtaaaacccaaataaataaataaataaatctaccctttctgactcttttgagcaagaacagggaatcccacaaggttctattttatctgttacactttttagcatcaaaattaataatattgtgaaatgtttgttaccagggacagattgttcattatatgttgatgattttttgatatgttatcgttcaaaaaatatgcgtacgattgaatgccaattacaacagtgtttgaataaagttcaaacttgggccataaACAATGGTTTCAAAtgttcccaatcaaaaactcagtgtgtccactgtcaattttgtcaattacggaaacaacattgtgaccctaagcttttcctaaatggtacaaaaatacccgttgtcgacgaagcaaaatttcttggtattatctttgataaaaaattttcttttataccacatataaatTACTTTAAAACCAAATGTTTGAACTCATTGAACCTGAtgaaggtaatttcaaatactgattgggaagcagatcgcaaggttttgttaagactttacagggctttgattagatccaagctagacTACGATTGTGTTGTTTATGGCTCAGCCAggaaatcttatttacaaatgttagataccatccataatcaaggtcttcgtattgctcttggcgcaatTAGAACATcacctgttgaaagcttgtatgttgaagcaaatgAACCCCGCCCTCCCCTTTACAccagacgtgaaaaactgtcattgcaatatgctctgagggtagctgccaacaaatctaatcctgctcataaaatcatatttaaacccaagtaccacgattcgtatgacagaaaaccaaaacaaattaaaccgtttggatttcgcatcaacaattctatgaaggaaactgactttgaattcgatgatataaaagaaaatttagttccgaatacaccaccatggactcttcattctccaacagttctttttgatatgaaaactgccttgaaaaagtctgaaacaaaccctgaaatattccagtccaaatataatgaaatcaagtcgacttataaagatcattttccaatttacacagatggttcaaaagatgatttaaaggttggatgtgccgccgatAGCCACCTAcctcaatcaaaattacgtttgccaaataacgctactattttttcagccgaggcaaaagctattgattttgccctaaatttatttcaaaatataatgaagaaaagtttatcatcttttccgactcactttcagTATTAAAATCAATTCACAATCGCAATATGGAAAatcttttcattcaaaatattcttctccgagttcatgaactatcttttaaaaagtccattaCATTTTGTTGGATTGCTAGTCATGTTGATATttatggaaatgaggatgctgataccgcagcaaagaaatcactttcattacaacaatctaaatttaaattaccatattctgattttagaccaaatatcaacaaatacattttgacTAAATGGcaatcatcatggaacaatgTTTCGTTCAATGAACTTCATGACATTAAACCTACTccaggtgaatggcaccaaggaaacagatctgttcgcagggaggaagttgttctttctctttgtcgaataggtcatactcggttgactcattcttatcttgaGAACAACGAAGATCAACCCGAaggtgtaccatgtcaaacacccctaactattaaacatattttagtcgactgtgtagtcttcgatccacagcgcaattcatactatgatgttgaatcgttaaaagagttgtttgagcaAAGTCCTAccgacaaaattttacaatttttgaaacaaataggcttatatcataaaatctgaacctttttcgatttttattcacaaaaaaaaaaaaaacaaagacaaatatcaaaacagggaatgccacgtaccaaaaacgcagcctccccaaaacgaaacccacagcacgcagaagCGTACACCACaagcacacacatacacatacacgcgcacacacacaaagccaacacattaggacaaaacgaacaaacaaaggaacacagtggggcaccgccttggaacggtcagtggcaaaaacaccactggggagcttaaaccggtttatggtgcgcaatATTTTATGTTTGCAACTAATTTTTTAacgctatatatgtatatacttttCTACTTTAATAGTTTTAGATAATGATTTACAATTAACGTTAtcaatttaactttttctcggcgatatatgacctttatgtgtcgattcgccgtaaaatcaattcattcattcatttattcattcacaAAAAAGCGATAGTCTGAACGGATTGTGTAACAGCTGGATATTTCAAACGTAAAAAAGTGTAAAGATTTCCAGCTTCGCATTTAAAACGTTTTActgataattataaatatttactttagTCTATTTAGCTGTTTAACAGTTTTTCTATTTCATCCATAGAAAAATTGTAAGTTAATGTTAATTTGTCTCCATTTTCACATATTTCACTTGACCTTTTATTCAAACTTTGTATGATACGGCTTTTGAATAATCGGGAGTTCTTGTCCTTAATAGCTCTTGATTAAATGGCGTTAAAGGAGTGCAGGGAGTTTATTCCATAAGACTGTCTGTTCTTCATGACATTATATAAGACTACAGTGGAACAAAACAAGAAAGCACAAGCACGAATGAAATGTAGTATGTGAACCTACGAAAGTGTCACTGATAAGATTCGTAACTAAATGCAGCGACGATTTCAACAGATGTTTGCAATTCAGACTTACTGACCTTTTCGTTCCATtttattgaagatattttaagatttcctTATAAATAAAAGACTAAAGACAATATTATTCCAGAGTAGTTTCACCGTGAAACAAAGCATATGTTGCAGTTATGAATTTATTATTCGTATTTCTGGGATACATCTTAGTAACGGTTTATTTTACTTCAACAGGTAAGGCAATTTTCTATtgcaaaaacaacacaaaaaaacaaagaatcaacaacaaaaataaccaACAACTTCGGCAGGTTATGTAAAGAATAGATAAAGGTTCTATTTTAGGTATGTTCTGGAAGTTTCTTTTCTCTCAAATATCTGGTATTCTTGTTAATCGTAacaatttaaattcatttaatacaatttatttcatgcttttcagtgaatGATCGAAATATTAGAGATATGTATCTGGTATTTTTACACTGGAACAGGTTAGAAATTGCTAGTTCTGCACGTTACGCAGTATAGTGCAGAATGAATGTCTCAACGTTATTGTAGTACACTGAGCGGTTAAGTGAAGTGTGGAGTCACATGACTTCATACGGAACGTTTTGGTTTTATTGGAGGGAAAATCCAGTTCTAGGCTTGACTTCGGCTACGTTACACGTACTTTTCAAATTCGAAAAAATGTGAATATATATTACTTACATACATGTAAAGATTAAAAATTTCAGATGCATTCACTTTATGAAAGTTATTTGCATATTCAGATAGAGTCCGTGTTTCTGATATTCCGAGGAATGAATTAGGGTTTATCTGTTTTAGTTAAATCCTACGTGCATACGCTACGGTCACACGTTTTTTTTTGCCTCACAGAGGTTTCGGTTCGTGGGCGGCTGTCATTCCTGTGACGAATATTCGGTGGGATCTGTCATATTTACCAGTGTATGGTTTatagaagtataaaataaattattacaaagGTTTGTTTCGGATCCGACCGAGGTCGGACCGATATGCAATTTACAGATATGGACGAACTTAGTGTAATACTGTTTTTAgatagataaaaacaaaagtttcaacatgcaaaatatgtttgttaaattGAATAATTGTGTATTATGTGACTGCTTCTTCGTCCAAAATAAAAGTCTTGCCCACTGCAATTTGTGTTGATTATGTTGTACGCAGGTGCGTTGAGACTTATGAAATGGGTAAAtgttgtcaaaatatgaaataaaaaaagtttgtttgttttactaGTAAGATCAAAATGTCTTACATTTTTACTCGTGTCTGTGCCATTTTCCCTCGTGACTGTGCCACTTGTGAAAGTATTGCATCTGATGTGTACTCATAGAAATTATTTCAATCTTActttgaaacaaacacatttcCTCTATATGTTAAATAGTAAGAACACTAATAGAAAGATGACAAGAAGGTATTATAAGatatattaaaatagaaatgctggaaaatattAAGTCAATAATAAATACTTATATTCTTATTAGAACATTTAATAATTGCAGCAAATGGTTTACAATGTCTCGAGTGCCAGGAAATGCCACATCCCGAGGACTGTCGTGTCATAACAACATGTTCGGGTAGCAGTAAATGTTACGTTGAGCAGGTCGTGTCTAGCGGAGGCTTGGTGCTCTACAGCATGGGTTGTACATCTGTAAGTACAGGGATTGTTTAATACTGCTTTTATCATGGGTAAGGATTCGAATCTGTACCGACATGGTGACAGCACCATCTGACCTATCTACCGTTTGCCCAACACACTATTTGACTTTGCAGCGTCTTAGCAAAGATTAATAATTTCAGAAACACTCTGTTATGTTTTTTCAAATTGACATGAGCTTGTAAGTGTTCTTtttagtatattatataaaatgaaattccGGTCTATTTCTAATTGATAAGCAATACAAGGgaattacatgttttatttatattttattgaaggAAAGTCGTTGCACGAGCAAACGTTCTTTTGGTCAGAAAAGAATAAGCAAACGTCAAGACACAATATCAAGCACAGATATAGTGACGTGCATACAGTGTTGTGACGGCGAGTTTTGCAATATAGAAGGTTGTGGTCAGAAAGGTTAGTATTCAGGAAATAACTGCtggcaaatatttcatgatataAAGAGTATATTTGTGTGCTAGGTAAGTCCGTTGGTATTTTACTGTGTTCTATTACGGCATTCGCTACttctttatttaattattttactgTTTCGTAACCGTGACCTTGCACTTCACCACCGTGATGTATTGATTCGTTAATTACTTAATTTAGTAAAGTGTCAGACTACGATTATGTGCCGCAAAATCGCATGATGGCTAATTGCGAAATCCGAAATATTCGTAATTTCACACTAAGCCATTAAGCATTCCGATTTAACTCTTGAAAGTTCTAGGATTATTTTATCAATTGTCAAGGGCTGGCAAACaacattttctaacatttttggTGAATTTTCTAAACAGTTCTATGACAAACTTTTTGCTATCACAAGTGAGCGTATAGCGACCATTCACAATGTTTCTTGGAATAAAGACATCCAAATTGGACAATGGTCGCTgcattcttttattatttgattcTGATGTGCTAAAAGAagtctacataattatataaccCATGTAAGAAATCTTATAATTCTATATATTAGTTGTATGTACAATACACTGACTTCAACTTGTAAATGCTTTTAGCTATGACCACGAATAGCTGCAGTAGGTTTATTGATCTTTGCGTGCATGTAAGAGTCTCATTAGATACTGCGACGAGTTGAGAACGCAACTGTTTATGGCATTTTCAATTTGTCACTTTCGCTTTCCGCGGAaggtgaggaagccgtccagctggattacgaaggtcggcggttctagcaaggtgcccgcccgtgatgaattCAACttcccgagtgagactcgaacccacaacttTGAGGGGAAAATGATTCAAAATCGACAACATTAACCACACGACCATGGAGACCCCTATTTAgacgtatttgaaatattatgatTGTAAGACTTTTGGATTGCCTTTTGTAATTTTTGCACCCACAGAGCATTTGcctatttgaacatttatttgcgAGTGCCTCtcttgacagaaaacaaacaaatgccCCTATTACTACCCTATTCCTACTAACAGTCGATACTTTCAGCGAAAAGGTCTGCTTAATTTCAGTCACATTTGACTCTTGCTTTAGCAACAACAATCGTTTTGTATGTGATTTTAGCGCGACACACTGTGTCCTTACTTGCCGCGGCGTTATCACGATATCTTTAAAGATGCAAAGTAGGTATGCCTGGGAAATCATGATCAGATCATAGATAGATCATTGGATAGATGAAAAGACTGTTGTATAAGCGATGTGACACATTTTACCACTGTAAGTTTAACATAGTAATAAACAAAATGCGTATAGTTACGGCTGATGTCAAAATATTGTCGAATATAGCCCATTAGAGATACAGCTAGTCATATTACTTAAACCTTTTAACCCTCGTACGTTTTTATCTCTATTTTGACTTCAGCTTCAAAACAGCCACAAAGACCACCCTTATGCTTTACCTGCTCCAACCAGATCAACCCCAATAGTTGCCGAGATGTTACACTGTGTGATCAGGAACACGTAACATTTATATCTGTTTTCTATAAGCTTTTTCTTCCGGCCTTTATTAATGCACAAGTATATACTCTTTACATTGGTACGAAATACGATCTGTTAGATATTCAACTTGACGAATATTAATGGTTATATTAGCATTTTAATTCTATCTTAATCAGTTCTAGATcatcttttatgtattttcagatGTGTGCATTACAACAAACAGTTTCATTTAGTGTCGAATGGAAAAGTGAATGTGTGCCAACACTTGTAAATACAACTCTTGATTATTTATCATCGTAAACTTTATATTTGTCATTACCTGCGTTAAAGTCTGTCCGTCGAATACGAAGAGTCCGTAAAATCtattaaattgataaatatatagACTGATTATCtatcaatgtaaataaaattgaaagacTCTAAAAGTATACTATTATTATTTCAGCAATGTCAAACGCTTGCGCAACTAAGTTTAGCTAATAACAATGGACCTTGCTATACGTGTTGCCAGGAAGACTTTTGTAACAACATCTGCAACCAGCATGCAAGTACCACTACTACATCACTTGCCCCAGCGTCAGCCACGACACATATATTAAGCTCGGTGTTAACGTCTACTGAGAATCCTATGGTGACTCCAACGAAACGTTCGACAGACAACGCAATAAGTACTCTAAGTGCAGTATTGACGTCCAGTACTTCGAATACAAATACAACAGGAACTTCTACAACTATTCCAAAATCAGTACCGTCGTCCATCGTAACATCTTCAGTAAGCGTTCcagataaaatgacaaaaatgtcatCAACTTCCAGAATGGACACAACCAAACCAATGACTTCGACATATAAGTTAAATATTACAACGTCTTATCCACACTCTACTGACAGTACGAACATCTGGAAAACATCAACAGCAAAGTCTGATATTTCTTCATCTCATGCTGTGGCTACCTCAACAGACTCGCTTACGTCCATAACATTTAACAATGCAAGCGCAACTGTGCTTTTTTATGACCAGTCGACCCGACAAACCTCTAGTCTACGAACAATGACATCATCTTTTGAAAAAAGTCATGGAATGACAGAGGCAACAGAAATCACTACATCACCTGTAACATCAACCGTGTCTGTGCAAACGTCAGGCACTTTAACAAACAATGTCACACCATCATCAAAAACGTCATTATCTTATAGTTCAACACCTGTACAAAATACATCAGCCAGCACACGGAAGCCAGTGACGTTACCAATAGGTACAGTTCGTTTCTCTGCAGTCATTATTCTGGAAGAGGGGTCTTCTCAAAACTTTCATAAGGTTGTATTAGTACCTTTGGATAGTTTCTTACCCCGAATATTTGTTGGCGCTATCATTTGTTGTAACAGTTGACCGAACTGTATTTTTTTGCAAACCAATTTTACCATGTCAAGTTTGAGTTCTACTCAACTAAGTTCTAGAGGTCGTTGACGGTaccatgcatttccactaccgttcataattaggctcagtcaaaccaagcctgcaacgtTGTCATTTCTGCTGTGTTTGCAGATCTGcgaatttttactttttatattgaaatacttaATTTTTAATGGCGACTGTTGAAATTAGATTGAGCGCAGCATTAGAAAACTTAAGGTCCTTCATAGTTATATtaacttaaaacaatattttacaaagtttacACGTTTGTTTCTATTATTTCAGTACAATTTCTATTACAGTATTATGTAGATAATTGATAGATTTAAATTTCATCGTTCTGTTCGATAATGAACATATAAGCTTAATTATTAAAGGGATTCTTTTTAAATGAAACGGAATATTATGAGAGAAAGTCTTAAATTCTTATCTTTTTCAACTAAGATACTTTATGAATTTGGATCCGAACAATATcgaaactttttttaaagattatagaAGTTTGTAGAGAGATATTTACAAAAGCGGTTTGGTCTTCATCACCTTTACTGTTTTAATCATTGTAGCCACTACATTCCTCATTTCAGGCTGTAATAACAGAACGCTTGATATATGTTTCGTAATCGATTCATCTGGAAGTTTGGGACAAAATGGATTCGCAATAGAACTACAGTTTGTCAAAGAAATGGTACATACCATTGCATCCGAAACCACAGCTGACGCAGAATTTTGTGTCGTAACATTCTCAACAAGTAAATGACTGCTTTACAGTATGACACTGAATGCAAATTATGAAAACTTGATTGGAAAAACTAAAGAATAACATACATTAGCAGCTGCAATATGTATTTTTACAGTGACGATAAAAATTATTGCATAGTATCTTATATTATGTAGAACAAAGTATCTAAAGTAATTTGcctttatgtttaaatttttagtATCAAAATTAAGACATAATGTATATCGtttcaaaatcatatttaatataCGTACATTCATGAGGTAATATTACACACAGTCTATTGCACTGATTATAAAtgattaaagattttatttcaacTATAGATAAAATTCATTTGTGTTAACAGAGGCCCATGTATACGTCAAACTTCAACAGTTTAGTACAGTGGATGAGATTCTGAAGGCTATCGAACAAATACCGTTCAGGTGAAATATTACTGACTAAGTTGTTTTTGGTACATACCTGCAGATGACTTGCGAGCTtgtaaaagtttgaatatttgCTGTGTATTTTTTATTGATCAAACATTATAAAAGTTATATAGTTAAGTGAAAATGAAAACACTTGGTCAATAAGCAAAAAATATATACTATAACTATACATGTAGGCCTATTGGGTACAGTTTCACAATTAATGTGTAAGAACAATTCTCTGTTGGAGTTATGCCCAACGAAGACAATATATATGTCTTTTTGTTGatttactttaataaaaaacCTTTACTAGacatataacatatataacatcaaacTAATTATGGATAGCTTGACCCGATAAAGTTTTCAGTACGTTGTGAATCATGAAATTGTTTGTCAGTGTCAGCTACGGCAGTTACTTATCATTTATAGCAATGGAGAAACATACATAGACCTCGGACTACAAAAGGCATTACATACCTTTAACCGCTTCGGACGACATGGAGCGGAAACAGAAGTCATTCTTGTAACAGATGGGAAGTCAACCGACCCTGTGA
This window of the Mercenaria mercenaria strain notata chromosome 5, MADL_Memer_1, whole genome shotgun sequence genome carries:
- the LOC123556350 gene encoding uncharacterized protein LOC123556350 isoform X1 — its product is MNLLFVFLGYILVTVYFTSTANGLQCLECQEMPHPEDCRVITTCSGSSKCYVEQVVSSGGLVLYSMGCTSESRCTSKRSFGQKRISKRQDTISSTDIVTCIQCCDGEFCNIEGCGQKASKQPQRPPLCFTCSNQINPNSCRDVTLCDQEHMCALQQTVSFSVEWKSECVPTLQCQTLAQLSLANNNGPCYTCCQEDFCNNICNQHASTTTTSLAPASATTHILSSVLTSTENPMVTPTKRSTDNAISTLSAVLTSSTSNTNTTGTSTTIPKSVPSSIVTSSVSVPDKMTKMSSTSRMDTTKPMTSTYKLNITTSYPHSTDSTNIWKTSTAKSDISSSHAVATSTDSLTSITFNNASATVLFYDQSTRQTSSLRTMTSSFEKSHGMTEATEITTSPVTSTVSVQTSGTLTNNVTPSSKTSLSYSSTPVQNTSASTRKPVTLPIGCNNRTLDICFVIDSSGSLGQNGFAIELQFVKEMVHTIASETTADAEFCVVTFSTKAHVYVKLQQFSTVDEILKAIEQIPFSNGETYIDLGLQKALHTFNRFGRHGAETEVILVTDGKSTDPVKTFHAARHLKSHGSDIYAVSVGAHTNNSELAHIVTDQSHLIEVQDIDHLHGTQTNILKNLCRSTHENGTANNTVLTYRPPPVTQQSLQTTRVSIDTTSAKQPYTIPPKAVMCAVCSGPDFLCEKLYEIKTCSPPNNYCVNKLENHKNGTRKVTRGCAEFQTCYQDWFLGSSDSEKCRNFDQNNIVTLEYQCTYCCIHDNCSVPIRPADASLYKDL
- the LOC123556350 gene encoding uncharacterized protein LOC123556350 isoform X2, with protein sequence MNLLFVFLGYILVTVYFTSTANGLQCLECQEMPHPEDCRVITTCSGSSKCYVEQVVSSGGLVLYSMGCTSESRCTSKRSFGQKRISKRQDTISSTDIVTCIQCCDGEFCNIEGCGQKASKQPQRPPLCFTCSNQINPNSCRDVTLCDQEHMCALQQTVSFSVEWKSECVPTLQCQTLAQLSLANNNGPCYTCCQEDFCNNICNQHASTTTTSLAPASATTHILSSVLTSTENPMVTPTKRSTDNAISTLSAVLTSSTSNTNTTGTSTTIPKSVPSSIVTSSVSVPDKMTKMSSTSRMDTTKPMTSTYKLNITTSYPHSTDSTNIWKTSTAKSDISSSHAVATSTDSLTSITFNNASATVLFYDQSTRQTSSLRTMTSSFEKSHGMTEATEITTSPVTSTVSVQTSGTLTNNVTPSSKTSLSYSSTPVQNTSASTRKPVTLPIGCNNRTLDICFVIDSSGSLGQNGFAIELQFVKEMVHTIASETTADAEFCVVTFSTKAHVYVKLQQFSTVDEILKAIEQIPFSNGETYIDLGLQKALHTFNRFGRHGAETEVILVTDGKSTDPVKTFHAARHLKSHGSDIYAVSVGAHTNNSELAHIVTDQSHLIEVQDIDHLHGTQTNILKNLCRSTHETPAPE